agttgtttcttgctggttggtggactcgtgtcgagaatggctttagctttgttcttgttgatctcgatgccctttttatgcaccacaaaacccaaaaaatcacctgcaataacaccaaaggcacatttaaggggattcatcttcaagccatattttctcatcctctcaaaggatttccttagatgcaacaaatggtcatcccttgatggggatttcaccacaatgtcatcaatgtaaacctgcatgaaagtttcgataaaatcatgaaaaatggtattcattaccctttggtaggtcgcgccagcgtttttcaacccaaatggcatgaccacccactcgtatgttcccaaggcaccaggacatcgaaaagctgttttcgacacatcctcttctgctatgaagatttggttgtagcctgagtaaccatccaacaagcttaagtattcatgaccagcagctgaatccaccatcatttcagcaataggcatgtgatattcGTCTTTtagagtggcagcgttaagatctcgaaaatcaatgcaaaccctcatctttccgttcttcttgatcactggaaccacgttggccaaccagtccacatatcgagccgttctgataaatttacacctaaggagtctttcgatttcttccttgattttcaccaacacatctggatggaacctcctgggtaattgcttgactggtttccagtcttctttgatgggtaacttcaattccaccaattctcgactaaggccaggcatttcatcgtaatcccaagcgaaacagtctttgaattccttgagtaatttcaccatcctgtcctttaactctgggtccataagagcactgatgtatgttggcctcttttctaagccatcacctaagtccacttcttccaaagggtcttgtgcttccattttcttggaaacgtCGACCATTGGCTTCTCGAAACCTAATGgaccgtcatcatagatgcaatctagcctcaaattGCGAAGGTCCTCGAATTCGCATTCATCAACACTCTGTtcgttttcttctatgcacgtgttatccttatttgtcgttgcctcctcctgagatgtcatttcgacaggcagaattgaggcattggcttcgtcagtagccatttctttggctatttttgcggcctctaaggccgtccttattctgttttcggctgcgtaagccgagattcgagctaggctcgaattaatcatctttaacatcattttgccactcagtagtggcatccttttcttcatcgctgtgccatccactcatggcatcaggtttgtaaGCTTCATTCAGGTTTAATCCCCTAATGGGATCCAATGTCACTGAATATTCCGAGTAAggattgaaatattgattagccactgtgtctagaggagcaattgtggctaaactcttctcgaaattctttttgCCAACATAACCTGTCTCCGCTaagtagtagctttgatctgcttgcacATTCTCGACGACCCCATCTGATTTCCAAATGGAGATACGTTGGTGCAAAGTTGAAGGCACTGCTCCCAgaccatgaatccattctcttcccagcagcaaattgtagttggcctttgaagggaccacaatgaacaatgtggagcggGCTACCGTTCCTatggttatgttcaacataattgctCCTAAGGAAGAACCTGTTTTCCCTTCATAATCGGAAAGTACCATGTCGTGAgggattaggtctgcttcagttttgcccagcttcttgagcataaacttaggcattaaattgattgtggctcctccgtcgacaaggactttattgactcctttttcgtcgactttggcccaaacgaatagcggcttcaagtggcttttcatctgctccgttggcctctggaaaatagctctttcgtcttcgacggatcctttttgcatcacgtagtaGCACAAGGGGTTATCATCTGGCTCTTCTTCGTCGTAGTAGTCTTCTTCACTTTCGGTGATCTCTGAGATTCTGTCGAATTCagcgggtaagatagacactatgcagatgatgttaaggtCTTCCCCATCACTGTCATCGAAATCCtctagcatgtcttcatcctcatcttcgacaACCTCTTTGCCCTTTTCTTTGGCCGGGTTTTCTGGCACGATTGctccctgtttgatggcgtggtctagctggttgataatcgacgccacactaggttcatttcgagggttgtcttctggctttatgtcccatagtgaacggaacttgccacctctttctctttcagcttttcttttcctcaggaaacgtctgaactgagttctggtcatttgttcaggagcgtAGTAGTTCCCAGaaccataggagtagcttcgcgacACGCGGGAATTgctgatgtaagaggatccctggcccaGGTCGATTTTCTGCCGTTTCtggtgttgttttggccttggaggtgctggcctgaaccattggttttttggCAACCCAACATCAGGAACgtaagttttgtctttattcCTCGACTTCTGGCCTCTATGGCCATCGAGCTCCTGgcctctctcaacccactcctcatgGGGGTATTTCAACCTTCTAGACACAGGCATTTTGTCttgataatgccttttcatttttgaatcttggtaggctttggctgcagacttgtcgaacacggcgctgcatcgagggcacagcatgacctctttctcgccatctttgctccgggatagaaactcgacaagagtttctccagccttggggtaaacctcttctaagctcacctctttctcgacctCTGGCTCCTCGACAGCCATGTTTTCTTCTCTTGCCTCTCCAAGTGTCAAGCCCAGACCTAGCTTTTCAGAAAtatcgaccatgccaatgtagaaaggctctacatagttggcctcagctatctgtaatggatcagagtcgatcttcatttgacctttggctttttcatcatacttgagtcttcctgaatccaatgctccctgcacaagatccctgaaacgaacacattgtgaggtccaatgaccaaaaaagttatgatatttacaatatttcttccccttcctttgttcaggagaaagaagcttttggtctttagggaccacaagtaAACCATCAgtcacaagtatatcataaattgcatcacatttggtcacatcaaaagtataagtctTCACAGCAGGAACCGTGtttttggggttttcctccccaagtttgttttcacgtggtttcaacGCTTTACAAACGTAGGGATCACCTGGCtggagttcagccagattgacgtcaTTCAAGTCGACATCCGCAGGGATTTCTCGATAAACACAGGGACTTTGACACACTGGATCAGCGTCTAGGTACGCCACTTTTTCCTTCTtcggccacttagtagtcttggccctttcctcagacttttcggcctttagtaattcgatgtgTCTTACCCTATCTGCGAGtagagacatatctcgaatatactgagtatcgattttctttctaatagaatactctagaccaccagcggctaagacaactagctcatgttcagggacatgagtgaaacatcgagatttaagcatcctaaacctgtttagataatcatcaatggactctgttggctttcttttgacactagccaaatccttcaaactcactttgcactctcccctaaagaactgttcatggaaaattctttccaactgggcccatgtatggactgacctaggagcgagggtggtgaacctggtaaatgcattcttagttaaagaactcgggaagtacttcatttttagattttcattgatggctaagtcccctgcttcgatttggtacctggctatgtgttctacagtggactctcctgaatcccccgagaacttagtgtatttggggaccttccagcctcgaggaagttctgattcgagaacctcctctgtaaaggctgacacaaaatggggtctattcgcgaaacccacgttgaaaccatgttggttcaacaattgtttcaccacagcagcaacattttgttgccccccagcgttctggtgtcgaattctttctagcacaccatcagcgtgttcttccctgtttaccatatacacatttttcaatggtggctgcactgcctcgtttcCCCTAAACAAAGGGTTTTGTAACACCCAgatttcggtggtgccactttagtgactttaaatcaatagtgcggaaaatgcgtaaatatttttttttggttttcttttcaaatagaagacttaacataatgaagactcaacccaaagataataaacataaagtaattggagatagtgcccgcaggcgaataagtatatcccatggtcagagccatgagttttgtgaatacagttttcaagaagataagtcagccccaacgggaaatgacaatcagagctgtgaaaacaatccccccatataatacactcctaacatcgaccctcatccgatcatgcatgaagtccgggtccacgtcgaaggcttaGTAGCAGTCATTGtgctcaggatcctccccgaacgacgaaccatcttgaatcagcggttggacgtctggcagcaggccgaccgcccaaacacaaccatacacacaaagccaaggcgctagggtcaactcacgaaatataatagataatacaagcaacatgtgatgaataaaggggtatatatatataggttttatatagacatataagttctgtagcgtctaccctaaggtatatacataacatgttatcagatttctaataacaattcaatattcaatatctcaacagttcaataagttatatctcgaaaactcgataagcaatatatcaacgaatatagttaaatgcatggtatgccaatgcaatgtcatgctcaaaatatgatccggataaaatgtcaccctcacgatgactcgaagcatctcgctccgctaaagcatctcgcttttatgaagcatctcgctcctgtgaagcagcacactcctgtgaagcatctcgctcctatgaagctgcacgctcctgtgaagcagcacactcctgtgaagcatctcgctcctatgaagctgcacactcctgtgaagtagcacactcctgtgaagcatctcgctcctatgaagctgcacactcctgtgaagcatctcgctccaatgaagtccgatctgagatcgtccttcggaaagcagcacactttccaagaaatgtatgcatgaatgcaatatggttagccaaacaacgaatcgtcctcaccaaggcacacgtatctagctagagtacatcgtctctacaataccctaaggtaaacaaaaaaGTGCTAGTCACactgctccacgagcaaaagaatgcatctcgcactcagtgacctttcaacttaccatggctcaccatctcgatggccaaacaaactgctccacgagcaaaagagtatcaacatactcagaactgactagttccccggcttatcccttggattggccaaccaataaaacttgctcatcgagcaaagtgccaacgcacaatggtttccccagaaacctggatccgacgacacttctcattttcaaaacttaatgttcaagccctaaactttcgtctgagtcttttatcattatattaagggttttgaggttgtttaatacattatggaggttcattatgaaattgtttaagttttgtctctaatcctattagtttcaaagatcccataattccaatgattccctggagaaggtctcaaaacaaaaggtccatcatcacccaagtaatggcccgagaagttcccaggtaagctggccgggcacaatgcctcattaaaagcccttcttgccttagacagaacaacccaagttcttacgtgaattcaaatggggtttttccaatatcattttcaaactcaattttcctttgagaaggtctcgatccataaaacaataatagggtacgaacctcggtccgtcccatcaaactttatccaaaaactcgtcaggagtctggcataactacccgttatccactatcttgacgttcctcactcattcgcacaattgcacggtatattcaatatagtcagcaattcaagtgcgtaattgaaagacacaatataatcaatataatccaaatatcatgtgaacaaataatcacatagcctatagttaaccatttaacaattaagcatgcgagtcaattatcaacatatcaatgcgataaatcctaatctctcatgtcggccgaagcccagaaaacggagacacacgtctcaatcagttcactcggccgaagccttcagaaaacattttcaatccagacaattcatatgcataaacaataaatcaagtcgaatttatcgacgcatacaaagcattagctagcaagtaagttgccctaacctcgaactcgtccagtgtgttcaagcaaggctccttcacaatcctcttttcctgctccaagtgttcctccaaacgaatctttgagcaacGAAGCGaaagtcaatcaaaacaagtcaattcggtcaaaacaatactaactagcgttagacaaagcttaagaagcttcagagtacaatatttaagcatggatagacgacagaacctcgttcgctaaaacgagcataactcgagctacagaactcggaatgacacgaaaccagcgccaaaatttcgataATTGAAAGAGcaacgcaatggctcaggtcatagagacccaaaaattatttttggacacgttaccctaagcaataggtttcggccactatgtaaaatagggtttccgaactttttcttcgatctaaatcgattcctaggtattcttaggcgatatctaggccaaggaaactctcagaaaatttatcgaatcaaaaactgtcgcaggggtattttggtcaatatttttagctcggaaactcaaaatcataatttcgaaaaacaaattagatggggtcgataccaacgacgattatggcgactaatcttactaacgctaagctcagtcgagggttttaagcccaaaggttggaactttagccaaaaatgggtattatgagcagaattgaaactcggcggcatttcggcgagaatcggcgaaatgtaatccgctaaacatgctcaggggcacgcagggaataagtttagataaaaagatgaagttatctagatagttttgcaaaaatctcaaaactaagagtacagaaaagtatagagaaaagcggcagaatttactatcagaagtaaggaaaagcgtcagtaccttgaggtctatgcgtagcaacgaactacggaacgatcaggcaagaatcggcgaaaaactcttctcctccttctcctcttgtggtcgcgggtttgggtgggtgtgttagtgagtttttttgtttcaagcttcaacatatatatagggaatgaaatggaagatatttatcaaggatcggataagtatgaatagatatttatcaaagattggataaggatgaatagatattttgagaagatattttgtgaagatatttttgaaaagatattttgtaaaccggtacagatttgtttagatatcggaggatttagctcatagagttaagataaaaatatgagagtgatttccgattcttcctactgattccaacgtattttagacacaatATTCTCCCCGccgaatcttctaattcttcaaataaATATCGGTATATTTTTGGTTTTTCGAGGCTTGtgtttaatgctatatatagaggttggaaaaacgcgggaaaatgaaagtttcgtgattccgatttttccggcttcattctccgtgaattctaagataggttttggcgacataatacctaaactcaaaagaggtttccttgtattttaggtgactaatgcaaagtcggtgtaaaactattttacccgataagttactttttgcattgaatgtcggaatagaaaacttccttctgaagaaagattgaaatcatcgagagaaatgagtgtacgcgtgtagaatcttcatttgaagctctgaatagaaaaagtcttcattgacggttgattctagggttttgaaataccagggttttggtttcggcaaacttccgatgattggaatcggacgttcgtagattctagagtttcgcctcgaaacgattgtgatatatggaaaaagagaagttctaacatttctctgaagttttttttttggaataaattcctacagtgttccaaggatggaacttagtcttttcctaaggttcttgtcctaggcttaagtgaatcgatcgtgctataccttttatcgattcggatacaatccttagacttttcctgaactttctccttcataaatttatttcattcgataaactcttgttcaggtttttccttcacgatacgtcaagcctaatcgtaaatggaaatctcttccacttattctaagcttaaaaacttgagTCTTACAGGTTTGCCCCCATCTCCTGGTGTTGTGGCGCctgatagcgcacaggggcagggacatggttaggcaatgggATTTGGTTAACCCCTGGTGCTGGCtgaatttcgactggtgcccccagggctgtacCTAGTCGATCCATCTGACGTgtcaaatgctgattattggcattattattttggagctcagggttaattagttcacctatctgtcgagatagcatgttaaccatttcatggttactatggAACTTTTCGTATCATGTgtccgtcgaaatcttcaaccacatatcgctgaacatgcgtattggtcaaggtaatatttCGACTTGGCCTTGCCTTTgctgttttacttcttaacttttctttccatttaCAGCTGAAGTCATTACTCAACCGGCCCCTCGAATTATTTCCCGAGTGGCCCACTCCTCTAAGGACAAGCCGATCGaggttgaggatgatgatgatgaggacgaTAATGTCAGCCTTGCTGACAAACTCAAGGTATTTTCCTTTTAGCTTTTCCTTTTCTTAACTTCTTTGGAATATTGACTAATATTTTCTTCGACAGGGTCGAAAAAGGAAAGCTAAACCTACTGCTTCGGTTAGCCAGAAGAAGGCCAAGGGAGCTGGTGCTTCTACAACCAGCAAGGCTTCTACATTGGTATCTGATGCTCAGCTTGAAGTCGATGGCAAAGAAGGTGGTGGCGACGCCGCTATTCAGGTATGTTTCTTATTTTCAAGAGTACCTTGCGACATTTTAATTTGTGATTTCTCAGTCAGATCGAGTTTTGCTTTTTTCCTCAGGCTGATGTCCATGAACATTCCACTTCCAATGCTCCATCCCGTGGAAATTCTCCAGCTCCCAACCCTACAAAATCCAAAGTTGGGGGCGTCAAAAAGCCTCCTAAGGCTGCATCCTCAGTTAAAAAGACCTCGACGtctgagggaaggaggaagaTTAGGAGCAAATCTGGTCACAAATCTCCTCACCGTTCCAAGAGCTCTACCAACTCAAGCTCTTCCAAAGGGTCAACCCGCCAGGTAATCATCCACCCTTATAACTTTTCCACGTTCTGGTGGTTCCTTGGATATGCATCCTAATTTACCAAAGGGGCCACTAAAGAGGCCTAAGCTGACTTTTCTGATTTTCTCCTGTAGGAAACTCAAGGTGCAACTTCTCCCATTCGTGAAACAGAAACTCTTCCTGACAAGGATACTAGCCCCGTGCCTCCTCCAAAGTCGACTGCTATTGTGCAACTTTCGCCTCAAGCCAAGGGCGGCccttcatctcatgtgtctagtgagaAGCTTGATACCTTATTTGAAGAAGACCCCCTAGCGGCTTTGGATGGCTTTCTCGATGGCACTTTGGAATGGGATTCTCCGCCTCGTCAAGCTGATGctactgctgagactgctcaatccaGTGGACTGGCCAACCTCCAGCAAATTGAGGAAAGCCTGGGTCGACTGAAAGCTATTGTCTTCGACAGTGGGTTCCTTGACCAAATTCAAGCTGATTCTCAAATGAGTCATactgctaaggaattgctcgTCTTTCTTCTTGGTCAAAAGCTTGATTCTCGCCAGACTGCTGCTTTGGCCGACCTTCAATCTTTTTTGATGGATGCTTTAGCCACTTTTCATCAAGCCAAGGACGTGGGCCAAGCTGTTAGCCTCAAGGAAGCTAAAGCCTCTTCTGGTAAAGCTCAGGTTGCAGCGATGAAAGAAGACTTCAAGAAATTCACTGCCAGGAAGGTTTTGATAGCAGATGAAATTTCTGATGTCGACactaaacttgaggagctgcGTCGAGAGATTGCCAAGTTGGAGAAGAaacgagctgatttggtcgaggaaggccctgctgtgaagacTCAGTTAGATGCGCTCACTACGGAatccaaggctctgatcatctcgacgAAAGAGGTTATCAAGGACTTGGAGGTTGATCGGGCTGTCAAGAGGGATCTCGAAGCCAAGATCGCCACCTTTGCTGACCGCTTGAGTTCTTTCAAGTCTCAATTCTAGGAtttctcttttcatttgtcaGTTTGTAAGGATGACATTATTTTGATcatggctttcgatgccaaACTTCATGTGCTTATTCGACAATGTTTTTGGCACTTGagccatataatttgacatttaatttgtcaagtcttttcagtttccactatgCATTTATGTTTCATTTTCTGACGGCTACTTACTATCGTTGCGCCGTTCAAACTCCATCGCGCCCTTTATGTAGTCGTTGCTTGATTTCTGGGAAATAGGCCAATTTATTGCAGTCTtttaccacgttttcttgattcaacaAAAGTCTTTGTCCATTAAAGGCCAAAGTTATTTACGATGGTAGTGGTAATCTACGTGGCctgtaaccataagatgaagagttggcaactgatcgccattaattaatgtaaacctttgttgttatactataaatagagcgttcTTTGTTACTTTTCTTCAGTAACTTCTTCAAACTCCTCCTTACTTTTCCAGTAACTTCTCCAGAATTTCCTTCCCGTTTCTACAAACTCCTTCAACTATGGCCAGCCGTCGTCTTCTTAATCAAATCCGGAGTTTGGCCTTTGATCAGGATTTGTTTTGGGAGCTACATTCTTCTCTCTccttggctgaagagcttaaTGGGCTCATCAACCAACTTCTGGAGCGGAATATCGTTGCTTCCGTGAAAACTCCTCTCCTGGAGTTCCTGGAGTTCCTGAATGAAGCGGTGCCTCTGTATGAAGAACACCGAGAATtcactgctcgagtgttctttgctgaacaccaaatTAATGCGAAGATGGAGGAGTTCGACGAGTTGAGGGCtgctgatgacccgggatttaaggctatttttctagtttatttgcatgcattttaatatattatttaagatattttagtcattttaggtcACTTTATGCTTATTTc
This is a stretch of genomic DNA from Lotus japonicus ecotype B-129 chromosome 1, LjGifu_v1.2. It encodes these proteins:
- the LOC130727559 gene encoding uncharacterized protein LOC130727559 produces the protein MRIGQAEVITQPAPRIISRVAHSSKDKPIEVEDDDDEDDNVSLADKLKGRKRKAKPTASVSQKKAKGAGASTTSKASTLVSDAQLEVDGKEGGGDAAIQADVHEHSTSNAPSRGNSPAPNPTKSKVGGVKKPPKAASSVKKTSTSEGRRKIRSKSGHKSPHRSKSSTNSSSSKGSTRQETQGATSPIRETETLPDKDTSPVPPPKSTAIVQLSPQAKGGPSSHVSSEKLDTLFEEDPLAALDGFLDGTLEWDSPPRQADATAETAQSSGLANLQQIEESLGRLKAIVFDSGFLDQIQADSQMSHTAKELLVFLLGQKLDSRQTAALADLQSFLMDALATFHQAKDVGQAVSLKEAKASSGKAQVAAMKEDFKKFTARKVLIADEISDVDTKLEELRREIAKLEKKRADLVEEGPAVKTQLDALTTESKALIISTKEVIKDLEVDRAVKRDLEAKIATFADRLSSFKSQF